One Capra hircus breed San Clemente chromosome 3, ASM170441v1, whole genome shotgun sequence genomic window, gccttccttcgtctcagggagaggaggtgaagagtggggaggggggagccgTATGGGGACCCACCACATGCTAGGCGTGTGCAGGCAGTTCACATGCCAGAGGCAGTGGCAGGAAGGGCCTCCTCTGTGCCGGGCACTGTCTGGCACTGTGCCTCTGTTGGCTGGGCTAATCCTCGTGCCAACCCTCCAAGGTAGGTGGTACTACGGTCGCACTGCACAGACAGGGAACTGACGCCCAGCACGGAGAGGCAGCGGCCAGGCCGGATTCAGGCCACAAAGCCAGCGCCCTGCACTGCACACACTGTCCTCACAGGGCACGAGACGTCTCAGTGCACACCCGAGAAACAGACCTGAACGTGCCAGAAGTGAGATTCAAGTCCAGGGTTGGGATACTGCAGATGCAGCGCTGTGGACCCACATGTAGCGGTGCTTGAGCTCCAGCCGTAGGGGAGTGAGGCCCAGATGCAGACGTCCCTGCAGTCAGGCACTTCCCTCGTCTGCCTGACTCATTAGACAGGGAGGCACCTGCTCTGGACAGGACTTGCCCGCCCCGAGTCCCTTCTACTGGAGCTTGCCCTCAAGGACATCCTTATACCTGTGTATCTCTGGGCCCATCTGTGTgccagggggtgctagtggtaaagaacccgcctgccaacacaggataCACAAGAGATgttagttcagtccctgggtcaggaagatcccctgggggggaaggagggcgtggcaacccactccagtgttcttgcctggagagtcccatggacagaagagcctggcaggctgcagtccatggggtcacaaagagtcagacacgactgaagagacttagcccaCACCCAAGAAGGGAGACCCTGCCAACCACTCCTGATCCTCTCTTTATCCGTGTAACCTAGGGCCAAACACAGCACCTGGCTCAGAGCCAAATCTCAGGAATGATTCTTGAATTTAAAGAATGAGGTAGAGAGTCGCTCTTCCGGGCCAGGGGTggagggtgaaggacaggcagctgtgcaggggctggggaggggctcgGTGTACATATTTTGGGGAGAGATGGGGCTGTGTATGTCGGGGAGAGGTTGACTCTGTGTAAGCCCTTATGTGCTCAGTGTCAGGGTGCAAAGACTGAAGTAGATTCCAGCAGCAGTGGGAGCCTGGGCCTAGTGACTGTTGCCTGACATCGGTGCAGTCGTAAGAGGCTGTGCAGCTGGTGCTAGACTTATCAGCTGGTAATTAAGGCCAAGTGGGTGAGTTCCTGAGGGTCTGGGGCTGATCTGTGTTGCGTCTTGCTAATGACAAGCCCCTAAAAAATGTCCATTGGTGGGGACTGATTTGTTCATTCAACAGGTGAGTCCCACCTGGAGCAAGTTCAACTATTTCAATGCCATCCGATGATAACGTGAAAGCTCAGGGCCGTGGAAGCCCCAAGATGAGGCCCTAAGCCTGCACAATCAGGGAAAGCTTCTGGGAAGAGGCCAGTCAAGGAGAAAGGTGACGGAAAGGCATCCAGGTTGGGGCTATTGATTGGCAAAAGCATGTGGGCTGGAGACAGAATTTGGGACTCAGTTCCACAGGTCACTGAAGCCATAAGAACGAAAGGCCCTGAGGAGTAACTGGAGAGGGAGGAGAGTCTGGAGCAGCCCATAGAGTCCCAGGAAGAATCAGAAGGAATTTCTGGAGAGGACAGGCCTTGGCTCCTCCCACACAAGGCCAGGGATGGGAAGACAAGCCAAGGGTCAGAGTGAACCTGTCGTTGTCCCCAAGAGGATACCAGGATTTTTAGGCTCAGTGCCCTGAAAAGAGGGCAACCATAAGTCTCCTGGGCCTCATGAGAGGCAGTCCTGGGAGGCTGGGGCCCAGCCAATGGCAATTCCCAGCACAGCTGCTCCTCCCCCTGGCCCGCGGCACACCCAGGCTGCCTGCGGAAATCCGCAGGCTGTCCTAGGTTTTCCCAAACACCCTCCCTGGTTCTGACATGAGTGCCGGCTGCCCACCAAGTTGGAGTGCTGGCGGCCAGGACCCGGTGCCCAGAGAGCCCTGAGAAGTAGCCGCTCAGGTAAGGCCAAAGGCCATCTGTGTCCAGAGGTGCCCTCGGCACACCTGGCACACCCAGCTGCGGGAAGACTTCGCTGACTGCGAGTCAGGGGAGTGGCCGGGGCACATGGCCATCCTGatggtggagaagggaagggccccACCCGCCCCTGCTCTGGGTGCTCCCCCTTTCTCCTCAGCTGTGAGCAGAGGTAGGAGCCGAGGACTGAGTGGGAGAGGGGCTCACAGAGGGGCGAGGAGCTGAGCAGGTCGGGCATCCCTGCCTGGGCCTGCGAAACCCCGCCCCCGCTCTGGGTTGGGCTGGGCAGGGAGCCCTGGGCTGGAGCCTCCTCAGATGCTCCCTGAGAAGCTGCCAGGGGTTCCGCCCAcctcaggcaggactgagcagaGACCAGCAGGAGATTCAGAGCAGGGGCCCCACATTCAAGTTGTAGGTAGTATAGACAGGAGAGCAGAGAGACAGGGTAGGGGGCAGAGTCactccagcctccctccctggggatctgtggggctggggcagggagtgCACACATCAGGCAGCTTCCCAAAACCTGAGGAAAGCAGCCCGGACCCAGAGTGTGGGCCAGGAAGCTAGcctgcctgggttcaagtcccagctctgctgcttacCACCTGTGTCACTGTGGGCAAATGAACTAACCTCTTTGTGTAACCTCCTTCCACATCTGTAAACAGGGAATCAAACATATACCCTTGTGTACAGTTGCTGTATTGATTCATGCCAACTGCTCGGATAATATGGGGGGGGGCggcgcatggaggggagaacagcATGGTGACCTCCGATCTGGAGCAGACTTGGAAATGGCAGCAGGAACCCCTTAAAGCAGGAGGCTGTGCAGACAGGCTCCCTGAGGTTCTGGGGAGCCCAGGGTGGTGAGACCATGTTGCACACATCAGTGGACCCCCCAGGAACCAGACAGAGAGTTTCCAAGAGCACACACAGGCACTCCTCACTCTGAACCATAGTCACGTTGCCCAACTGGAGGTAAATCGGATTCCTGTGTGCTCACAAACTCACCAGTAGAAGTGACCAGAGTGGCATTTCTCATTTTGGTGTCTTGACAAGGCTGTCCCACAAGACGACAAAAAGAAAAGGTTCTGTGATCAGAAGAGCTGGTGCAGTGCTACCTATTCTGACCCCTTATTCATAATGTGAATGTAATCGCAGGGTCAGGCAAACTGAACACAGTGCTTGCCTACCTTTCTTAAACATGGAATCCTTCTCTTTGCTTCTGTTGCCAGGCCATTGAGCAGGGTTCCATGGAATGCCAGTTTGGGAAGCACAACTCCTCTTTGAAGCCTAACATACAAAGAGAATCAATGTTCCCTTCTTCTAGTTCCAGCTGGTTTGCCATTGGCCTTGCTTCAAGTGAGTCACACATGAGCAGGACAACTGTCTGGATATTTCTAACGTTAGACCAGATGGGAGTCTGGGGACAAGGTTCCAACCTTCTCTTTAGCCCCATCTCCCAAGCTGAGTAAAAGGCACAGAACAGGTTCCCCTTGGGAAGAGGCTGCCTAAGAGGGGAGAGAGCCATgctcaaaaagggaaaaaaaaggcattcCAAAATCTGGACCACTGAGGAGGGGGAAGGGCCAGGGTTAGGACAGACAGGGAAGGTGGCATTAGCCACCCCCTTAAGCCCTGGGAGGAGCAGGTGGCTTCGCTCACTTTTATGGGGGACAGTTGGTTCTGGGCTGAAGTACCTGTGCTCCAGGCCCACCTCTGCAACTGATCAGGTGTGACCCTGCATAACCCCTCTGAACCTTAGTACCCCTGTCTGTAAAGGGGACAAGGATAGAGCCCAGCTCTGCCATGGCCATGAGGATCAAAGCTGATGACCCAGTTCTATAAAGCAGGGAGAGGGAGTGCTCTCTAAACGTGGGAAATGACCATCATCCTCTCTCCACAGTAGCCGCCGACGCCGGGGGCCACCATGAACTGGGGGATCTTCGAGGGGCTCCTGAGCGGGGCCAATAAGTACTCCACAGCCTTCGGGCGCATCTGGCTGTCCCTGGTCTTCATCTTCCGCGTGCTGGTGTACCTGGTGACGGCCGAGCGAGTGTGGAGCAACGACCACAGCGACTTCGACTGTGACACTCGCCAGCCGGGCTGCTCCAACGTGTGCTTCGACGAGTTCTTCCCCGTGTCCCACGTGCGCCTCTGGGCCCTGCAGCTCATCCTGGTCACGTGCCCCTCGCTGCTCGTGGTCATGCACGTGGCCTACCGCCAGGCCCGGGAGAAGAAGCACCAAGAGGCCGTCGGGAAGGACGGCGGGCGCCTCTACCTGGACCCCGGCAAGAAGCGGGGAGGGCTCTGGTGGACATACATCTGCAGCCTGGTGTTCAAGGCCGGCGTGGATGCCACATTCCTCTACGTGTTCCACTCCATCTACCCCAGATACACCCTCCCCCGCGTGGTCAAGTGTCACGCGGCCCCGTGTCCCAACGTGGTGGAGTGCTTCATCTCCAAGCCCGAGGAAAAGAATATCTTCACTCTCTTCATGGTGATCACAGCCCTCATCTGCATCGTCCTCAACCTGGTGGAGCTGGCCTACCTGGTGAGCAAGAGATGCCGGGAGTGCCTGGCGGCCAGGAAAGCCTGGTCTGAGAGCCTGGACCACCGCCTGGACTGGGTCACCTCTTCTTCCAAACAGGGTGATCTCCTCTCAGGCGACCTCATCTTTCTGGGCTCAGATGTTCCCCCTCCACTCTTACCAGACCACCCTCAAGACCATGTGAAGAAAACCATGCTGTGAGGGGCTGCCTGATCAGGCCTGGGTTGGAAGGACCTGGGAGCCAGGGTGCAGCCTTGGGGGCGGGAGTGCTGAGCTGAGAGTAGGGGCAGCCAAGAGGGAGAGtcaggtggcctgggttcaaatcctttcTCCCCAAGTTCCTGCCACCtataccagctgtgtgaccttgcgcAAGTTCCCACCTGGAGCTGAACCTCGGTTTCCTTTTGTATACAATGGAGATGATAAGCCCTGCTGAACAAGGCTGGCGCTGTGAGGAGGGGTTTAATAAGAGAATATTCGTGCACATGCCTCCAAAGTGTGGGGTCCATGGTCAGGGCTTAATAAAATTCAATTCATTCACTGATACAAGGTGACCTTTGCTCCTTCAACCTTGGCGAGCTTTATTGACTCCTTTCATTAACTTTTCACCCCTGCACAGGGCTGCACTTGATCTAGCCAGGTAaggactgacatgacttagcagcagcagcaagaggacCCCCAGCACTCCTGGGGGGTCATGCTCCTTGCTCTGGGTCAAGTCTAGCCTTTATCCCCAGTTGCAGTTTTAGGCCCATGGGTTGTCTGCAAAGAGAATGAAGCTTAGTGAATAAGCAGTTGTGTGTCTCAGGGGAAAGTTCATGGACTTCTAGTCATAACGCTTGACTTTGAACCCAAGTTCCACTGGGACTCTGGGAGAGCAACTGCAGCTCCTCTCCAAAGTGGGTTAATAATATCGAGCTGATGGGATGGCTGTGAGGTGGGATGAGCTCACGGCTTCAGACGAGGTTAGCCGGCTGTAAAAGGCCACATAAACGTTAATTACTGGTATTAGGAACTGCTCTATAAATGCTTGTGGGAAATGAGATGGAGGAGCCCCTCCCTGGCTGCACATTAACCTTCCCTATCCCAGGCCCAAGGCCCCTCTGCAGCCCCCACCGGGTCAGGCTCTTACTTCCCCAGAAGCCCAGGCCCGTGGAGGGTGGACTGGGAGGCCATGCCTGGCCCCATGCCAGCTGGAGAATTTCATGCTGCAATCTGCATTCCTTGTCTCCACCTGGACAGCGGTGCCTCATCAAGAGGAACagagggtgggtggatgggtaggCCCTCCCACCCCTACGTCTCACCACTCAGATACATCCTGCCACAAgcagggagcaggaggagggcCAGTGCAATCCTGGGCTGAATCAAGGTTGCCCCTTTCCATAGATGTGAGCTGCTGAGGGTCTCACCACCAGGCTTCCAGAGAAATGGGTAGGAGACAGGCCTAGGGACAAGAGGACAGTGACATTTAGGCAACGGCGTGGGAGGCAGGGGCAGGAAAAATGCCATTTGGTGCTTACCTGGGCCCGACCATGAACATACCAGGCTCCAGCGTCTGCTCAGGCAGTTTCACCCATATACCTGTCAGCATGGCGAGCCAGACCCAGCCATGCCCACTGAGCTGCAGAGACGGCGTGGGCCAGCGGAAAAGAGCCACAGGTGTTTGCCCTGAACATGTGCCCGGGAAGTCCgcccacctgcctgcctgcctgcctgcccacccGGTCACTCCCGTTTGGCTCACTAGTTCAGAAAGCCCCACCCAGCAAGGGAGTGAGGAACAAAAGCTGCCTCCAGGAGGTCCCCAGGCAGACGGGCAGACACGCcagcccagggacaggagagtggCTGCTAGAACCAAGCAAGGTGAGGACCAAATCGGGCAGGAGACTGAGCTGGGAGGCAGAGACCCGGTGGGCTGAGGATCCCAGGGGACCGAGGGCTGTGGGCTGGGCTTTGGGAGATGTAGGGGCAGACAGGATCTCTGGAGAAACTCCAGGGAAGCCCGAAGGAAGGGGAAGGACTGTCCTGCCAGGCCAGAGGGAAGACAGGAGACTAGGGATGAGATAAAGTAAGAGGCGGGATGAGGAAGTAGTGGGGTTTCAGTTGGGTTGAGCACACATAGGACGCACAAATGCCTACTGTGTGCTCACTGGTCCAGGCTCAGTCCTGAGTCCTAGGGAATCAGAGATGAATGAGATATAGAGGCTGCCCTCCAGAAGCTGACAGTCTGGCATGGAAAACAGGTAAATAGACTATTTAGGTACCCATGAGGCACTCTGCCAGGACAGATAGAGGACGGTGCTCAGAAAATGTCCCAAAGGCACCAGGTCTGAAGATggttgattcctgagtcagggcAGGGGAGGAGCCAGAGGCAGAGTAGGACAAGATGGCACTCCACCTAAGGGGTGTGGAGGATGGAGCACGCAGGACATGGCCTGAACGACACAATGGCCCACATGGGCAGCAAACAGCCAGCAAGCCAACGGAGAAGGAAGGTGTCTCTGAAAGCAAAGGTAGACGGCGGGGGGAGGACCATGCCAGAATCTTGCCCCTGTCccttccccagtccctcccaaagGCTGGAATGGTTAGAATTCCAGAGAACCCAGTGGGGTGAGGACAGTCAGCCCTCAGGGCCAGCACTGAAACAGGAGCTGGCAGGATGATACCAAGCCACCGTGATTCCAAAGAGCCTGTTTGCTTTGGAAGGGAATGTCAGGTGGGGGAATGTCCTGGAGCCAGAAAGATGAGGGTAGATATTATCTGAGGTCTGCACGGGGCCTGGCTCAGGCTGGTGCTCAGTTGGAGAAAGTTGAAGAATAAAGATACATGtccctcagacttccctggtggtccagaggttaagactccaggcttccactgcagggggcgtgggctcaatccctgactGGAGAAGTTCTGCATGCTatatggtgtggcaaaaaaaaaaaaaatacagatacacatccctcccctcctgcccggTCCAGCCCGGCAGCTGACCGAACAGTGGATCATCCAGTCCacatttttcagtgtttctttaGAAGCTGTGCGACACGTAGAGCCGAAGGTTGGAGTCAGCGAGCTTGGTAGGCACATCATTACAGGATGATTACCCTTCACGTGTACCTATTACTTTATAGAATAAAATATGTCCTGATTTTGGAACTGGAAGATGGGAGCTCAAgaccagctctgccacttccagCCACGCGCCTTGGGCGGgtgcctctctgggcttcagctcCCTCCCTCTGAATCTAGGACAATGGCAATCGCTACCCCACCAAGTCATGGCCAGTGTGGACATGATAACACGATGGTTGTGAAATCATGTGCCCATCACACCCTTAATGAAGGTACCCATTTCCAGGTTCTTCCAGCCCTGTGAAGCCAGGGGCCAAGATCGTCCACTCAGGGAAGCGAGGCCAGGGTCAGCATGAATTGGGCGTTCCTGCGGGATGTGCTGAGCGGGGTCAACAAGTACTCCACGGCGCTGGGCCGCATCTGGCTGTCCGTGGTCTTCATCTTCCGCGTGCTGGTCTACGTGGTGGCGGCCGAGGAGGTGTGGGACGATGAGCAGAAGGACTTCGTCTGCAACACCAAGCAGCCGGGCTGCCCCaatgtctgctatgaccagttctTCCCCGTGTCCCACGTGCGCCTCTGGGCCCTGCAGCTCATCCTGGTCACGTGCCCCTCGCTCTTCGTGGTCATGCACGTGGCCTACCGCCGGGAGCGGGAGCGGAAGCACCGCCGGAAGCACGGGCCCCACGCCCCTTCCCTGTACGACAACCTGGACAAGAA contains:
- the GJB5 gene encoding gap junction beta-5 protein, with amino-acid sequence MNWGIFEGLLSGANKYSTAFGRIWLSLVFIFRVLVYLVTAERVWSNDHSDFDCDTRQPGCSNVCFDEFFPVSHVRLWALQLILVTCPSLLVVMHVAYRQAREKKHQEAVGKDGGRLYLDPGKKRGGLWWTYICSLVFKAGVDATFLYVFHSIYPRYTLPRVVKCHAAPCPNVVECFISKPEEKNIFTLFMVITALICIVLNLVELAYLVSKRCRECLAARKAWSESLDHRLDWVTSSSKQGDLLSGDLIFLGSDVPPPLLPDHPQDHVKKTML